From one Pecten maximus chromosome 8, xPecMax1.1, whole genome shotgun sequence genomic stretch:
- the LOC117333123 gene encoding E3 ubiquitin-protein ligase RGLG4-like produces the protein MSVLGMIMYTLANSVWLLLYWLYQHPFKTPQSPQNARRSVRLRRRLRSRQGSLLESLGIVYTGKPFYSFDDHFHSFQEVSDSCKKAGLEKCGLIIGVDYTASNEWQGRKSFHGQCLHKIIPGRIYNPYQKVISIIGQTLEPFDEDNIIPAYGFGDSVTLGDKVFPLFSGGLMCRGFKEVLECYSNMASKLVLSGPTNFAPLIHQAIDIVKKTGTYHILIVIADGQVNEEEPTIDAIIQASKYPLSIVVVGVGDGPWDLMEEFDNHLPLRTFDNFQFVNFHEATSKSKHPDANLALHVMMEIPLQYKTIKAMGYLSNGKSSEAVTNTKKSPSSDREKMQDLTRIRSQGTIRNKSRGSSLETLCGANGSKSLDAKREKSLGADKGRPWSMVNSKSQLEGSESSQDVCQQTDV, from the coding sequence ATGTCAGTCCTAGGGATGATCATGTACACCCTCGCCAACTCGGTGTGGCTCCTGCTCTACTGGCTCTATCAACATCCCTTCAAGACGCCACAATCGCCACAAAATGCCCGAAGAAGTGTACGTCTGAGGCGCCGCCTGCGAAGTCGTCAAGGATCTCTCTTGGAATCACTCGGAATTGTCTACACAGGCAAACCATTTTACTCATTTGATGACcattttcattcatttcagGAAGTCAGCGATTCTTGTAAAAAGGCAGGTTTAGAAAAATGTGGCTTAATCATCGGTGTTGATTACACTGCGTCTAATGAATGGCAGGGACGAAAATCATTCCACGgacaatgtttacataaaataatTCCAGGACGGATCTATAACCCATACCAGAAGGTTATTTCTATTATAGGTCAAACACTGGAGCCATTTGACGAGGATAATATCATTCCGGCATATGGCTTCGGCGACAGCGTGACGCTGGGAGATAAGGTATTTCCTCTGTTCAGTGGCGGGCTGATGTGTCGAGGATTTAAGGAAGTGCTCGAGTGCTACAGTAACATGGCCTCCAAGTTAGTTCTCAGTGGCCCGACAAACTTTGCTCCGTTGATCCATCAGGCAATAGACATCGTGAAAAAAACGGGGACTTATCACATTCTGATCGTGATAGCAGACGGACAAGTCAATGAAGAGGAACCTACTATTGACGCAATCATTCAGGCGTCCAAGTATCCTCTCAGCATCGTGGTGGTAGGTGTAGGCGACGGGCCTTGGGACTTAATGGAAGAGTTTGACAATCATCTTCCATTGCGTACATTCGATAACTTTCAGTTCGTTAATTTTCACGAGGCCACGTCCAAATCGAAACATCCGGATGCAAACTTAGCCCTCCATGTTATGATGGAGATTCCGTTGCAGTATAAAACCATTAAAGCTATGGGCTACCTCAGTAATGGAAAGTCATCGGAAGCAGTTACAAATACCAAAAAGTCACCGAGTTCTGATAGGGAGAAAATGCAAGACTTGACAAGAATCAGATCACAGGGTACAATCCGTAATAAATCTCGTGGTTCCAGTTTAGAAACACTATGTGGAGCCAATGGTAGCAAATCATTGGATGCAAAGAGGGAAAAGTCCCTAGGCGCTGACAAGGGTAGGCCTTGGAGTATGGTCAACAGTAAATCTCAACTTGAAGGGAGTGAAAGTTCTCAAGATGTTTGCCAGCAAACTGATGTATGA